The Belonocnema kinseyi isolate 2016_QV_RU_SX_M_011 chromosome 2, B_treatae_v1, whole genome shotgun sequence nucleotide sequence ttttaccgcgatttcgctggaagcgggtgcaatttttcaaattagcactcgctcccggcgaaatcctgcggttgtccttatgNNNNNNNNNNNNNNNNNNNNNNNNNNNNNNNNNNNNNNNNNNNNNNNNNNNNNNNNNNNNNNNNNNNNNNNNNNNNNNNNNNNNNNNNNNNNNNNNNNNNATATATATGGTCTACAAAGAAACAATATGGAGAAAACCATATACGACATATGGAGGAAAAGGATTCTCGGTCCTTTATAGTTTAGTGATAAAACAACTGACCGGAAATCACTATTCTTTCTACTCCACCGGAGCTAGAGgatcttttatctaaaaaattaaagatttgtaatattcgccattaaagatttttcatatttattattacaaaaaggagtcgattgaaacaaattttaacatcttgattattttttcttcttcttaaagTCGTCTGTACGGGTCTCGTTGTTGaggtgatgaatttttaaaaaacgtggaATACATAAAGGGCAAGATAGAAGCCAAAGCCAAACACAACCCCACTATTGGTCGATACCATACCCAAGCAAATCCAATGACCAGCAAACTTGTCGACATGGAAACTGATAAGCTGAGAGCCTCCAGGGCGATTAAACTGTGTAAGAGATTTGAATTCAGAATTATCGTTTTCAGGATATTCGCCATGTAACTTGCTGACATGAAGAGTAAAAACCATCCTATACCCctgtcaaaaacaaattaatcgtTAATGACGCTTTAACAGCAtagaaccaaaaaaaataaatacagcagactttcaaagaaaaagattactaAATTAACCTCATTTTCCAAGTTCTCCAATAATTATGAACGTGCTCTAGATGAAACATCTTGTCCATTGTTACTTTGTGATTTCTTTGAAGCAAGATTTCTTCACCATGAGATGTAATGTAAGGTTTTATTCTTCCATCCGCAAGCATCCCGACTATTGAATAAACTTCCCTGGCTTTTCCGGCATAGGAAAATTGTATTCGAATATCTCCaacctgaaaaataatttttaaattatggctGAATATGAATGTACTTATAATGCAAGCATTTCTTTAAAAGTAATccaatttaaaggtattttaaaatgaaaacaccTTAAATTAGACAAGGAATCATAAATACTTGTTTCTAATGTACCTTCGGATTCCACAAATCTTCACTGTGATAATAAAGTCCCGAATGCATTTTAATGTCTTTTCGCTCGGGTCTTTCGTCACTGGTAATTTCtacataattattgaatttcttcTTTAATTCAGTACCGAAAACAAATGCTCCAATTTTAACTTCGTCTGCAATCTGCAATTTACTTTTAATTGGCATTTCTCTTGGGTTCTCGTGTCCAAAGGGTATGTAGAAGAGTTTAGAGTCTATCAGTTTATCTTGCCATTCTGTTGTATAATAATAATCGTCAACCGAATCATATCTAAAACCATTTTTTCTNNNNNNNNNNNNNNNNNNNNNNNNNNNNNNNNNNNNNNNNNNNNNNNNNNNNNNNNNNNNNNNNNNNNNNNNNNNNNNNNNNNNNNNNNNNNNNNNNNNNCGTAATACATTTTCAAGGTTCTGCTTCGAAATGAGCACACTTTTGAAAAAACGGTTACTATTTTTACACGAATGTCCCAAtgcattaaaaatgttcattgtAATAGGGCAACTGAGTTAAGATTTTAGTACTGCATCTAGGGGATTAATGTGGGCATGGCAActtttcagctatttttttaaaaagtactcaAAATATGAAGCAGAGCCATTAGAAggtgatgaaatttcaaagaaataacttCGAGGCCCCCAGCCATTCCTACCCCTAAATTTAGACGCATGCATCTATCTCCAGGATTATCTATCGTTCGAAATAGACAAAATCATTTTACAACCTGCCTTTAAATTAGGagtgttttttttaatgagctTATGAACTAGATATTTGTGTTTCAAGTTATCCTGTTTAAAAATACTATCTTCAAATATCACAGGCAAACagctcatttgtttataacaatagtaataattattttgtatgaatAATTTACAATTGGATACCTTACTGTAGTCTGCACATTAAAGGGATACATGGTTAGTCTGGATAATGTTCAATGCAAAAGTGCCTATATGTATATCCACTTTTAATGTAGTTCTCGTATCGGCGATGTTTCATGGTTCTTTAAACCCGCAAAGAACAAATCGTCAGATTTATTTTTGAGCATATCCTTTATCCAATGACTTATATAACGGCTAAAGAAAATGGCCCTGAGCTTGCTTCTGTGCGATCCATCTATACCGTACGAATCAGCAATACAAAACACGACATTTTTCGACTATAGGTAACGTATACATGCAGTTCCTAAAAACTCTGTACCTAAAATGCAATAAACTATGGGCGAAAAAGAATATGTTTCTTAATTTAAGAAATCCCACCTTTATGTATAAGAAGTAGTACACACACTGTTATGTATACTAGATGCCCCAGGCTCAAGTGTCTGGACTTTTATGgctgtatacatttttttttaaatgaaccgaaaattccttttccaaaaatgagCTGAAGTTTTAGTTCTTGGGTTATACAATATGTaggctggaccaatcaggagtGCGGTTTAAACAAACGTGCGTAGGTAAGCGTGAGTCCAGCTCGGTGTCATTGAAGAGAGTGCCGTGGTGCACAGTGggatgaaataaaaatacgaggttcaaaataacttgtcaAGGCAAAACTTTGAattgtccagccagtcaagataagacttacgattgcccattcagttaaggcaaaacttgggattgtccagctacgcaaggaagtacttaatattttccagccaattaaggtaaGACTTTAGATAGCCCAATCAATCAAGGAAatactttagattgcccagccaatcaaggaaagactttgaattgtccagccaataaaggcaaaactttgtatcgcccagccaatcaaggcaagacttacgattgcccattcagttaaggcaagacttgggattgtccagctacgcaaggcaGTACTttatattttccagccaattaaggcaagactttagattgctcagccaatcaaggaaagactttagattggccagacaatcaaggaaagactttgaattgcccagacaataaaggcaagactttgtatcgcccagccagtcaaggcaagactttgaatcgcccagtcagtcaaggcaagacttacgattgcccagccagttaaggaaagacttacgattgcatgtccaatgaaggtgaaactaattgcttgttttcttatggaaacgttcgcgcttcatgtcaaacgatcgttgaagagactttcgtttatgactagtatggtcattatcatttctttgcaaagacagcaatagtcggccatcatttttacattgcatcgaccttgctaatgttgctctttttggtgaaagtcttgatgaaagcgttcgcccatttcttcactgaatgctccaacattttctgggaaataatccaaatgagatttgataaaatgtaattttatactcATTAAACaacataatcttttaaaattccttaaaatactagatacaatagttctaaactttggatctcgattgttccctacaaatttctgtacaacatctttgaaactcaaccatgcatccctTTCAATAGAtatcatggttttgataaagtcatcatctttgataagttttcttatatcaggcccaacaaaaataccatCCTTAACTTTAGCAGGACTTAAATGCGGAAAtctagatctgatataattgaaacattctccttcggtatttagggctttcacaaatggcttcattaaccctagttttatatggagtggtggcaataatactttctttctgtcaacaagacttttaTAAACAACATTATAATGACCAACTGTCCACTATAATCTGTCTGGCcctttctccgttatccaatgtacATCCCTTACACGACTGttccaaaggcaaagaaaacaagggtatttaatgtttcctgattgtaaacctattataagatttatcattttgaagtcaccacaaataagccaattatggacattgtattttatttttaccaggagtaattggaaagcatcctaagattctttcagtgtagttgagtgacctattggaattgcagcgtacttatttcccttatgtaatagtactgctttcagactttctgtagacgaatctatgaaaagacgccatcTTCTGGCgcaaataagtttattttatatgaattaatgagtccttcgatatcattacaatacacaatcccactgtcgattgaaaagtacttgataaacttttcttctctatttctgtaaacagttactctagtgccaggtaacaatagttttctCTCTTTGAgccttgaagcgcaaagctcagctttatcttttggaagatcaaggtcacgtagaaaatcgtctaatccgtcttggtaaaaaaatttaggactttcatcatctgattattccaaagaagaatcttcagttgcattaggatcatcagtatccattgattcgtgagttgatcggtcacttttgttttcagagtgatgtCTAATACCAAtattggctggtgtaacactttttacatcaggataaacgatcttctccaaatactttttagaaaaacctcctgttttgcataatcaaaagtaacaatcagtatcatgatcgttgggcttgCGCCAAACAGGTgcttgaataacagtctgcgtcttggtactttcatcttcccaatttgacaaatttaatctacaagcatgacaaattgaggttatTACCCACGGTTtacccaaatttttcattgaagtctcataacagttgaagtatgacatttttatcgaatcattaattgatcgacggtatttctccatttcatactttccacaaacgtgacaaaacgtattaactttcttagcgcaaggagttcttgaactaatttttttttcttctaatgaacagtaacgtggaaattctaaaactcactatatacgaAAATCACGAttgacacgaaatgtaaccgctagacagttttcaaatataaaaagaattttattacctacgcatccgaCCGTTatcccgccactcaaacgtgatttctaacacggaaagatttgtagcaaagaacgaatttcatcacctacgcataacacgtcataaaagcgtcgccagctcagtgagccagctagggatcgaagactgccTGCGTCgcagaacggcgcgcacatacagcgattGTGAACATTAAAATGCGCACAGAGTGCACAGTAGCATTCCGcacagtccgtcttcttttgttttatcaatgtgcgaagtttggttccaaacgactgcacgctcttttgttggtattttgtgcgggatcctttgttcttttttaaagccctaaattgtggccgccatattggatcttctaggggttataacaaaaaactgacaccgtcaatagaaagggcaccctcgaaaacccctgagataatattttgaagaaaaaatatcgtgccgttagcaatagagaatgcgttgtatagatctgaacacctcagcgttattGGGTTAAatcgctaaaataaaaaatttcaaattacaatatttttgtgaaaaataaagatatcttaataaatccaagtaagtttgaaagggaaagattagtactttcaaattccatattaggtTTTGtgatagacatttttcttgtttggttacataacctcaagAACAGCTAAAAACGccttttttgcacttttaggttaggatatcttgaaaacctaatgtacaggagcaattttgagctcggattcggattcagcgcatcaaaatccttcggaaatgttaggtatggtctctggctttaaaatttgtcggcctgtgttattgttTTAtcgattattacaaaaaaattcaaagttgtcCCTTTGTTTACATGTCCTGTCGGTCCCACgcatatttaatttgttttcatataacaaaaaatattaatatcaatgtaAATTTGTGTGAGATTTCTTATTCGGAtagtttttcaatcaatttcaccgGTAGAGAATTAAATAGTCAATTTGGCTTTTCGTAAAATTAGTTAAACTGTGGTCTCAGACACGCATACCTTAATTATATGTCCTATCGGTCCTGCTTAAAACTGCTTAATTACttgagaaatatcaaaaaataaggtCAGATCTGGATTCAGTGAGTAAAAATGTACaagtattgatttttaataaatttataaggttATTTTTCATACCCacaaacatgaaatattattaaattttccatctGCGAGATCTCCTGTCGGTCCCAGTCTCGAGTTTCGAGATTAGTCGTACGTCAGTGATGAAACGTGGAGCGCTAGCATTCCGCAGACTTCAAATGCACGACGGTGCATTGTGATTGAAAAAATCGTTCTAACGCGAGTTTGTAGCAAAAGtgctaattgaattaaaaaagttattctgACTCACCCAACAACGGAAGGTAAAGGTTGTTATTGAGATCCGTTGAGGTTTATTTGATTAATCAtggtaaatcgtattttttaaaataatttccataaaagcAACAGCAAGTGAATGACAAGGTGGTACGtcattgtattttattatatttttattaaattttatgtaaatctaCTGAGAACTAATTAGTTTGCACGATTTCACTATGTTCAGAATATATGAGCCATTCCcaacattgttataatttttaaataataattttaaattttgtttgcggTCACGCTTATGTTCCATTATCTGATAGTTAGTACtataagataaaaaaagatttaaaaattcataagaatgTTGAAGTTCACAAGAATGTTGTTGCAAGGAAACAAatacaaagaattatttttaagctATGTAAGAATGTCGAGCATTCCAATTTCATATGAGCGCACTgcccaaaacaaattttttttagatattcttTAAACTGTGGTAAATTATAGTACTATAGGACAATTTTCCAATCAAATCTTATTGCATCAAAACCAAACCAAATTAGGTTTATAATTAATGGATTCAAAAGAAGATTTTGCAACCCTTACGACCGTGGTatccatttataaaaaatatgtgccTTTTCTATAATTgttaaacattacaaatttaaagaaaacttagaatattccaaagaatatttcctttagttttcatttaaaagtattaaGATCTTCGTCTTTCAAAGcgaattgagttgaaaatttgtagcagattttttctgaaaaatctagttttttgaaTGGTTATAGATACTTCtttcaagaggaaagaagatgCGATAAGATATTGCCTACAAtggtgaaagtttaaaaatttaattttcgaaaaatgatttttaagccATCGACAGCCAACTCAAAAGTCCATGAGTATTCTCAATGGTGTTTTACTATTCTGAGGCTAATCCGAGTGAttcaatgtaaaattattaaatttcaaacgctttttatTTGACAATATCTCATTTATACAATTTGAATCAGAAATTACAAATGTTTAgcgattttaattcgaaaatgtaattacttcTATGCTTGAAGTattgttacaataatttaaatgaaatttaaaactaattaccTTTCCTCTTTGATTTCAACCCATTGAAACATCTGCactcttctttttaatttaacgcTGTCAACTATGATTCCATATTCTGGTTCGGTTAATGGCTCTAACACTTCCAAAGGTCCTGATAAGTAAACCAAATGACCTTCATATTCGGACTGAAGCTTTGATGAATAAGAGAGTATTACAACATTATTTAAAGCTTCATCAAGAGAATGAGCCACTTTTACAGCTTTACCCTAtgataatgaaataatattaatacaaCTGCAATTTTCATCCGTTTCTTCAATAacggtttaaatattttaatttaaattaatacctCGTTCCAAAAGAGAAGAGACATGCCAATT carries:
- the LOC117167006 gene encoding transmembrane protein 43 homolog isoform X2; its protein translation is MNRAKETLKDTTNIKAATQNGTVPEVTGNHMRHVNQDIRPPGVNHNSITVFEQLKESRFTAIIGFILFVIGMSLLFWNEGKAVKVAHSLDEALNNVVILSYSSKLQSEYEGHLVYLSGPLEVLEPLTEPEYGIIVDSVKLKRRVQMFQWVEIKEERYDSVDDYYYTTEWQDKLIDSKLFYIPFGHENPREMPIKSKLQIADEVKIGAFVFGTELKKKFNNYVEITSDERPERKDIKMHSGLYYHSEDLWNPKVGDIRIQFSYAGKAREVYSIVGMLADGRIKPYITSHGEEILLQRNHKVTMDKMFHLEHVHNYWRTWKMRGIGWFLLFMSASYMANILKTIILNSNLLHSLIALEALSLSVSMSTSLLVIGFAWVWYRPIVGLCLALASILPFMYSTFFKNSSPQQRDPYRRL
- the LOC117167006 gene encoding transmembrane protein 43 homolog isoform X1; protein product: MNRAKETLKDTTNIKAATQNGTVPEVTGNHMRHVNQDIRPPGVNHNSITVFEQLKESRFTAIIGFILFVIGMSLLFWNEGKAVKVAHSLDEALNNVVILSYSSKLQSEYEGHLVYLSGPLEVLEPLTEPEYGIIVDSVKLKRRVQMFQWVEIKEERKNGFRYDSVDDYYYTTEWQDKLIDSKLFYIPFGHENPREMPIKSKLQIADEVKIGAFVFGTELKKKFNNYVEITSDERPERKDIKMHSGLYYHSEDLWNPKVGDIRIQFSYAGKAREVYSIVGMLADGRIKPYITSHGEEILLQRNHKVTMDKMFHLEHVHNYWRTWKMRGIGWFLLFMSASYMANILKTIILNSNLLHSLIALEALSLSVSMSTSLLVIGFAWVWYRPIVGLCLALASILPFMYSTFFKNSSPQQRDPYRRL
- the LOC117167006 gene encoding transmembrane protein 43 homolog isoform X3, whose translation is MNKMHRVNQNGTVPEVTGNHMRHVNQDIRPPGVNHNSITVFEQLKESRFTAIIGFILFVIGMSLLFWNEGKAVKVAHSLDEALNNVVILSYSSKLQSEYEGHLVYLSGPLEVLEPLTEPEYGIIVDSVKLKRRVQMFQWVEIKEERKNGFRYDSVDDYYYTTEWQDKLIDSKLFYIPFGHENPREMPIKSKLQIADEVKIGAFVFGTELKKKFNNYVEITSDERPERKDIKMHSGLYYHSEDLWNPKVGDIRIQFSYAGKAREVYSIVGMLADGRIKPYITSHGEEILLQRNHKVTMDKMFHLEHVHNYWRTWKMRGIGWFLLFMSASYMANILKTIILNSNLLHSLIALEALSLSVSMSTSLLVIGFAWVWYRPIVGLCLALASILPFMYSTFFKNSSPQQRDPYRRL
- the LOC117167006 gene encoding transmembrane protein 43 homolog isoform X4, which translates into the protein MRHVNQDIRPPGVNHNSITVFEQLKESRFTAIIGFILFVIGMSLLFWNEGKAVKVAHSLDEALNNVVILSYSSKLQSEYEGHLVYLSGPLEVLEPLTEPEYGIIVDSVKLKRRVQMFQWVEIKEERKNGFRYDSVDDYYYTTEWQDKLIDSKLFYIPFGHENPREMPIKSKLQIADEVKIGAFVFGTELKKKFNNYVEITSDERPERKDIKMHSGLYYHSEDLWNPKVGDIRIQFSYAGKAREVYSIVGMLADGRIKPYITSHGEEILLQRNHKVTMDKMFHLEHVHNYWRTWKMRGIGWFLLFMSASYMANILKTIILNSNLLHSLIALEALSLSVSMSTSLLVIGFAWVWYRPIVGLCLALASILPFMYSTFFKNSSPQQRDPYRRL